The proteins below come from a single Drosophila teissieri strain GT53w chromosome 3L, Prin_Dtei_1.1, whole genome shotgun sequence genomic window:
- the LOC122616039 gene encoding serine/arginine repetitive matrix protein 1 isoform X1, with amino-acid sequence MYNGIGLTTPRGSGTNGHVQRNWACVRPGKKDKDYRAEDDTKKLDAQLNRPPNKEILDHDRKRKIEVKCLEFEEILEKQGRTPEEIKSQVDSFRQKLMGQGKTDLAKDEFGRVAARDTHQIAEAQQQKNAKLREAFNISEYFVEGSSFDSDRKAKEDLAKSVALQKELDAQRESLAAAAAAAAAGKDKETGKRYALVRTPSREQDRDGGDAAASGDERGDHVSKTDKKKRKKRARESSASPERKKDKKKKSKKHKKESKSKKKKSRKRKHSESARDSDRDSDDDDDSSEEDRRESKTARKKAKKDKKKRDKKLKKKSRARASSSDSERSNSPSRKENKPDRSRGVKASKSDEKASQQENVTRSRSRERKDTKSRPLEASIDSRHHKARERSAATPPRKEAERHRERSKDRQRSKEKHRSRDRQRSKERPRSKERQRSRERQRSKERQRSKEKQRSRSKDVLRCKEKPQSKERERSRERRRSKSKDRQRSKEKHRPKEEKQSVDKRRDRSRNRSKEKPRPNERQRSKERQRSKERQRSKDRNRSRERQRSKERQRSKERQLSKDRQGLKERQRSNERKRSKERQNSKDRQRSRERQPSKDRQRSRERQRSKEPQQSKDRQRSKERQRSRERPAKEPRPTRSPRDRSSKRSPTNASRKRQDDTKLSRNSRFQSPAHSPEAPPKKSVPVPAFNPFKAAEDTVNDILGTKSVMVALEQTKRQRAASSSSSDSDSSSSSSTSSRTPSPKPTPRKQKKRSRTPEQKEVKKEVSPKEEVRRSVKREQSNSPQKSKSKSKVVDASPKPTRRRSRSGSSELRYSPAERHPERYRDIVQDKKRPSKVKEAHSAKPAPVVRLRAQSDDGSDAEAGVDGAALEEFQQSRREREEQQELRMLEQLKSGIAAKAKQKIKIMEKDPAKEGSEVSGSDLVTATKRNSLSEFLVANNVTALINPLTTTTLTLTTTPPPPLAVILPMDQRQEQPLLRDPDQELSVPVEDPVKKRDAGTPPICKTPQVAANGDAKSPTLVYKNHVHHNRPPPQHMHHQSQQQHHQHPSGKRIFHNRTLNNNPNSRHSTNNPHACGGGGVPHSNPNSSNSGGNSNNPAMLPFLAGTPGTYNRTTNRLNHGPLLTATHYNICKNHQHSLQQQQAHHLARGLVYNSSLFGHGPRHPGLLSLAGAGVGVGGPGAPLLGHPSHVRGGGGPISFNAAAAAAAVAANSISYHHHHHQHQQKPKIVIKPFKIHDPQPLVAALADSSLVDAIVSKVSTATVAAAESAARRSRSRERRSRSRSKRRTSTSHHRHHSSSRSRSRYSSSSSRSGSRSSRSRSGSHSSRSSCSSHSSSGSSSSGSGSGSSQSGSRSPSIPRRRGSPSFLDRRRITSARKRPIPYHHKANADGEAEEASSCCSSCFSRASSPATPLLTPLRNSRSPSMVAF; translated from the exons ATGTACAACGGCATTGGACTGACCACGCCCCGTGGCTCCGGCACCAATGGACACGTGCAGCGGAATTGGGCATGTGTGCGACCCGGGAAGAAGGACAAGGACTACCGCGCCGAGGACGACACCAAGAAGCTGGACGCCCAGCTGAATCGGCCGCCCAACAAGGAGATTCTGGACCACGACCGCAAGCGCAAGATCGAAGTCAAGTGCCTGGAATTTGAGGAGATTCTCGAGAAGCAGGG ACGCACTCCGGAGGAAATCAAATCGCAGGTGGACTCCTTCCGCCAGAAGTTGATGGGACAGGGCAAAACAGATCTGGCCAAGGATGAATTCGGACGCGTAGC TGCTCGCGACACCCATCAAATAGCCGAGGCTCAACAGCAGAAGAACGCCAAACTGCGCGAGGCGTTCAACATATCCGAGTACTTCGTCGAGGGCAGCAGCTTCGACAGCGATCGCAAGGCGAAGGAGGACCTGGCCAAAAGCGTGGCTCTCCAAAAGGAACTGGACGCCCAGCGCGAGAGCctggcagcggcggcagctgccgcagcagctgGCAAGGACAAGGAGACCGGGAAGCGGTATGCCCTAGTGCGCACTCCTTCCCGTGAACAGGATCGCGATGGTGGCGATGCGGCGGCCAGTGGCGATGAGCGTGGCGATCATGTTTCCAAGACGGACAAGAAGAAGCGCAAGAAGCGCGCCAGAGAGAG TTCGGCCAGTCCTGAGCGCAAGAAggacaagaagaagaagtcgAAGAAGCACAAGAAAGAGAG TAAGTCGAAGAAGAAAAAGTCGCGAAAGCGCAAGCACAGCGAAAGTGCCCGGGACAGCGACCGGGATagcgatgacgacgacgacagcaGCGAGGAGGATCGACGCGAGTCGAAGACCGCCCGCAAGAAAGCCAAGAAGGACAAG AAAAAACGCGACAAGAAGCTGAAAAAGAAGTCACGCGCACGGGCCAGTTCCTCGGACTCTGAGCGCTCCAA CTCTCCATCGCGGAAAGAGAACAAACCGGACAGGTCCCGTGGCGTAAAGGCTTCCAAGTCCGATGAGAAGGCTTCGCAGCAGGAAAATGTCACGCGCAGCCGTTCTCGCGAGCGCAAGGATACGAAATCCAGGCCACTCGAAGCCTCCATAGACAGTCGTCATCACAAGGCAAGGGAACGGTCAGCGGCTACGCCACCACGCAAGGAGGCGGAAAGGCATAGAGAGCGCTCTAAGGACAGGCAGCGGTCCAAGGAGAAGCACAGATCGAGAGACAGACAGCGGTCTAAGGAAAGGCCGCGGTCTAAGGAAAGGCAGCGCTCCAGAGAAAGACAGCGATCCAAAGAAAGACAACGATCCAAGGAAAAACAGCGGTCCCGGTCGAAGGACGTACTAAGATGTAAGGAAAAACCGCAATCTAAGGAAAGAGAAAGGTCTAGGGAAAGACGGCGATCAAAGTCCAAGGATAGACAAAGGTCCAAGGAAAAACACAGGCCCAAGGAAGAAAAACAATCAGTGGACAAAAGGCGAGATAGATCCAGGAATAGGTCGAAGGAAAAACCGCGCCCCAACGAGCGGCAACGGTCGAAGGAGAGGCAGCGCTCTAAGGAAAGGCAGCGCTCGAAGGATAGAAATCGGTCAAGGGAGAGGCAGCGCTCTAAAGAGAGGCAGCGCTCTAAAGAGAGGCAGCTCTCCAAGGATAGGCAGGGATTAAAGGAAAGGCAACGTTCTAACGAGAGGAAACGATCAAAGGAGAGACAGAACTCTAAGGATAGGCAGCGTTCAAGGGAGAGGCAACCCTCTAAGGATAGACAGCGCTCAAGGGAGAGGCAGCGCTCCAAGGAGCCACAACAATCAAAGGACAGGCAACGTTCCAAGGAGAGACAGCGTTCCAGAGAACGTCCAGCCAAGGAACCCCGGCCCACACGATCGCCAAGAGATCGTAGTTCCAAGCGCTCTCCTACCAACGCTAGCAGAAAGCGACAAGATGACACTAAATTAAGCCGCAATTCCCGATTCCAATCGCCAGCCCATTCCCCAGAGGCGCCACCTAAGAAGTCGGTACCCGTACCAGCCTTCAATCCCTTCAAGGCGGCGGAGGACACTGTTAACGATATCCTTGGCACGAAGTCGGTGATGGTGGCCCTGGAACAGACTAAGCGCCAGCGGGCGGCTTCCAGCTCTAGCTCGGATTCCGACAGCTCCAGTAGTAGCTCGACTTCCTCGCGTACCCCATCGCCCAAGCCCACCCCCAGGAAACAAAAGAAGAGGAGTAGGACACCAGAACAAAAAGAGGTCAAGAAGGAGGTCAGCCCCAAGGAAGAGGTCCGCAGAAGCGTGAAGCGGGAGCAGTCCAATTCCCCGCAAAAGTCGAAGTCTAAGAGCAAGGTGGTCGACGCAAGTCCCAAGCCTACGAGGCGTCGTTCTCGCTCAGGTTCCTCCGAGTTGCGGTACTCGCCAGCTGAACGCCATCCGGAACGCTACCGCGACATCGTTCAGGACAAAAAGCGACCGTCCAAAGTTAAGGAAGCCCACTCGGCGAAACCTGCTCCAGTGGTCCGCCTGAGGGCACAAAGCGACGACGGCAGCGATGCCGAAGCAGGAGTAGATGGTGCCGCCTTGGAGGAATTCCAGCAGAGCAGGCGCGAGCGCGAGGAACAGCAGGAACTGCGCATGCTGGAACAACTGAAGTCTGGGATAGCGGCCAAGGCCAAGCAGAAGATCAAGATCATGGAGAAAGACCCGGCCAAAGAGGGTAGCGAAGTAAGTGGCAGCGACCTGGTGACGGCTACTAAACGTAACTCGCTAAGCGAATTCCTTGTTGCTAACAACGTGACCGCTTTGATTAACCCACTGACTACAACCACGCTAACACTAACGACGACGCCCCCGCCGCCTCTGGCGGTGATTCTGCCGATGGATCAGCGCCAGGAGCAGCCTCTGCTGCGGGATCCGGATCAAGAGCTGTCCGTGCCTGTGGAGGATCCGGTTAAGAAAAGGGACGCCGGCACACCGCCCATTTGCAAGACGCCCCAAGTGGCGGCGAATGGCGACGCAAAGAGTCCGACATTGGTTTACAAGAACCACGTGCACCACAACAGGCCGCCTCCACAGCACATGCATCaccagtcgcagcagcaacatcaccaGCATCCTTCGGGGAAGCGCATCTTCCACAACCGCACGCTGAACAATAACCCTAACAGTAGACATAGTACTAACAACCCTCATGcatgtggtggtggtggggtcCCTCATTCAAATCCCAACAGTAGCAATAGCGGCGGGAACAGCAACAACCCGGCCATGCTCCCGTTTCTGGCGGGAACTCCGGGCACCTACAATCGCACCACAAACCGCCTCAACCACGGTCCCCTGCTAACCGCCACCCACTACAACATCTGCAAGAACCACCAGCAcagcctgcagcagcagcaggcgcaccACCTGGCTCGTGGCTTGGTCTACAACTCGAGTCTCTTCGGCCACGGACCGCGCCATCCGGGACTACTGTCTCTGGCGGGAGCtggtgtgggcgtgggtgggCCAGGTGCTCCGCTGTTGGGTCATCCTTCGCATGTCCGGGGTGGTGGCGGTCCCATTAGCTTCAAtgcggcggcagcggctgcGGCCGTGGCCGCCAATAGTATTAGctaccatcatcatcaccatcagcaccaacagaaaccgaaaatcgTTATAAAACCCTTCAAAATTCACGATCCACAGCCCCTAGTCGCAGCGCTCGCGGACAGCTCACTGGTGGACGCCATCGTCTCCAAGGTATCCACAGCCAccgtggcggcggcggagagTGCGGCCCGTAGGAGCCGCAGTCGAGAGCGTCGGAGCCGGAGTCGCAGCAAGAGGCGCACCAGCACCAGCCATCATCGACATCACTCCAGCAGCCGGTCGAGATC GCGCTACAGCTCGTCCAGCAGTCGCAGCGGATCGCGCAGCTCAAGGTCCCGCTCCGGGTCGCACTCCTCccgctccagctgctcctcgcaCAGCAGCTCgggcagctcctcctccggcaGCGGCTCCGGATCATCGCAGTCCGGCTCTCGATCGCCCTCCATCCCAAGGCGTCGCGGCTCGCCCAGCTTCCTAGACAGACGTCGCATAACGAG
- the LOC122616039 gene encoding zinc finger CCCH domain-containing protein 13 isoform X3 codes for MGQGKTDLAKDEFGRVAARDTHQIAEAQQQKNAKLREAFNISEYFVEGSSFDSDRKAKEDLAKSVALQKELDAQRESLAAAAAAAAAGKDKETGKRYALVRTPSREQDRDGGDAAASGDERGDHVSKTDKKKRKKRARESSASPERKKDKKKKSKKHKKESKSKKKKSRKRKHSESARDSDRDSDDDDDSSEEDRRESKTARKKAKKDKKKRDKKLKKKSRARASSSDSERSNSPSRKENKPDRSRGVKASKSDEKASQQENVTRSRSRERKDTKSRPLEASIDSRHHKARERSAATPPRKEAERHRERSKDRQRSKEKHRSRDRQRSKERPRSKERQRSRERQRSKERQRSKEKQRSRSKDVLRCKEKPQSKERERSRERRRSKSKDRQRSKEKHRPKEEKQSVDKRRDRSRNRSKEKPRPNERQRSKERQRSKERQRSKDRNRSRERQRSKERQRSKERQLSKDRQGLKERQRSNERKRSKERQNSKDRQRSRERQPSKDRQRSRERQRSKEPQQSKDRQRSKERQRSRERPAKEPRPTRSPRDRSSKRSPTNASRKRQDDTKLSRNSRFQSPAHSPEAPPKKSVPVPAFNPFKAAEDTVNDILGTKSVMVALEQTKRQRAASSSSSDSDSSSSSSTSSRTPSPKPTPRKQKKRSRTPEQKEVKKEVSPKEEVRRSVKREQSNSPQKSKSKSKVVDASPKPTRRRSRSGSSELRYSPAERHPERYRDIVQDKKRPSKVKEAHSAKPAPVVRLRAQSDDGSDAEAGVDGAALEEFQQSRREREEQQELRMLEQLKSGIAAKAKQKIKIMEKDPAKEGSEVSGSDLVTATKRNSLSEFLVANNVTALINPLTTTTLTLTTTPPPPLAVILPMDQRQEQPLLRDPDQELSVPVEDPVKKRDAGTPPICKTPQVAANGDAKSPTLVYKNHVHHNRPPPQHMHHQSQQQHHQHPSGKRIFHNRTLNNNPNSRHSTNNPHACGGGGVPHSNPNSSNSGGNSNNPAMLPFLAGTPGTYNRTTNRLNHGPLLTATHYNICKNHQHSLQQQQAHHLARGLVYNSSLFGHGPRHPGLLSLAGAGVGVGGPGAPLLGHPSHVRGGGGPISFNAAAAAAAVAANSISYHHHHHQHQQKPKIVIKPFKIHDPQPLVAALADSSLVDAIVSKVSTATVAAAESAARRSRSRERRSRSRSKRRTSTSHHRHHSSSRSRSRYSSSSSRSGSRSSRSRSGSHSSRSSCSSHSSSGSSSSGSGSGSSQSGSRSPSIPRRRGSPSFLDRRRITSARKRPIPYHHKANADGEAEEASSCCSSCFSRASSPATPLLTPLRNSRSPSMVAF; via the exons ATGGGACAGGGCAAAACAGATCTGGCCAAGGATGAATTCGGACGCGTAGC TGCTCGCGACACCCATCAAATAGCCGAGGCTCAACAGCAGAAGAACGCCAAACTGCGCGAGGCGTTCAACATATCCGAGTACTTCGTCGAGGGCAGCAGCTTCGACAGCGATCGCAAGGCGAAGGAGGACCTGGCCAAAAGCGTGGCTCTCCAAAAGGAACTGGACGCCCAGCGCGAGAGCctggcagcggcggcagctgccgcagcagctgGCAAGGACAAGGAGACCGGGAAGCGGTATGCCCTAGTGCGCACTCCTTCCCGTGAACAGGATCGCGATGGTGGCGATGCGGCGGCCAGTGGCGATGAGCGTGGCGATCATGTTTCCAAGACGGACAAGAAGAAGCGCAAGAAGCGCGCCAGAGAGAG TTCGGCCAGTCCTGAGCGCAAGAAggacaagaagaagaagtcgAAGAAGCACAAGAAAGAGAG TAAGTCGAAGAAGAAAAAGTCGCGAAAGCGCAAGCACAGCGAAAGTGCCCGGGACAGCGACCGGGATagcgatgacgacgacgacagcaGCGAGGAGGATCGACGCGAGTCGAAGACCGCCCGCAAGAAAGCCAAGAAGGACAAG AAAAAACGCGACAAGAAGCTGAAAAAGAAGTCACGCGCACGGGCCAGTTCCTCGGACTCTGAGCGCTCCAA CTCTCCATCGCGGAAAGAGAACAAACCGGACAGGTCCCGTGGCGTAAAGGCTTCCAAGTCCGATGAGAAGGCTTCGCAGCAGGAAAATGTCACGCGCAGCCGTTCTCGCGAGCGCAAGGATACGAAATCCAGGCCACTCGAAGCCTCCATAGACAGTCGTCATCACAAGGCAAGGGAACGGTCAGCGGCTACGCCACCACGCAAGGAGGCGGAAAGGCATAGAGAGCGCTCTAAGGACAGGCAGCGGTCCAAGGAGAAGCACAGATCGAGAGACAGACAGCGGTCTAAGGAAAGGCCGCGGTCTAAGGAAAGGCAGCGCTCCAGAGAAAGACAGCGATCCAAAGAAAGACAACGATCCAAGGAAAAACAGCGGTCCCGGTCGAAGGACGTACTAAGATGTAAGGAAAAACCGCAATCTAAGGAAAGAGAAAGGTCTAGGGAAAGACGGCGATCAAAGTCCAAGGATAGACAAAGGTCCAAGGAAAAACACAGGCCCAAGGAAGAAAAACAATCAGTGGACAAAAGGCGAGATAGATCCAGGAATAGGTCGAAGGAAAAACCGCGCCCCAACGAGCGGCAACGGTCGAAGGAGAGGCAGCGCTCTAAGGAAAGGCAGCGCTCGAAGGATAGAAATCGGTCAAGGGAGAGGCAGCGCTCTAAAGAGAGGCAGCGCTCTAAAGAGAGGCAGCTCTCCAAGGATAGGCAGGGATTAAAGGAAAGGCAACGTTCTAACGAGAGGAAACGATCAAAGGAGAGACAGAACTCTAAGGATAGGCAGCGTTCAAGGGAGAGGCAACCCTCTAAGGATAGACAGCGCTCAAGGGAGAGGCAGCGCTCCAAGGAGCCACAACAATCAAAGGACAGGCAACGTTCCAAGGAGAGACAGCGTTCCAGAGAACGTCCAGCCAAGGAACCCCGGCCCACACGATCGCCAAGAGATCGTAGTTCCAAGCGCTCTCCTACCAACGCTAGCAGAAAGCGACAAGATGACACTAAATTAAGCCGCAATTCCCGATTCCAATCGCCAGCCCATTCCCCAGAGGCGCCACCTAAGAAGTCGGTACCCGTACCAGCCTTCAATCCCTTCAAGGCGGCGGAGGACACTGTTAACGATATCCTTGGCACGAAGTCGGTGATGGTGGCCCTGGAACAGACTAAGCGCCAGCGGGCGGCTTCCAGCTCTAGCTCGGATTCCGACAGCTCCAGTAGTAGCTCGACTTCCTCGCGTACCCCATCGCCCAAGCCCACCCCCAGGAAACAAAAGAAGAGGAGTAGGACACCAGAACAAAAAGAGGTCAAGAAGGAGGTCAGCCCCAAGGAAGAGGTCCGCAGAAGCGTGAAGCGGGAGCAGTCCAATTCCCCGCAAAAGTCGAAGTCTAAGAGCAAGGTGGTCGACGCAAGTCCCAAGCCTACGAGGCGTCGTTCTCGCTCAGGTTCCTCCGAGTTGCGGTACTCGCCAGCTGAACGCCATCCGGAACGCTACCGCGACATCGTTCAGGACAAAAAGCGACCGTCCAAAGTTAAGGAAGCCCACTCGGCGAAACCTGCTCCAGTGGTCCGCCTGAGGGCACAAAGCGACGACGGCAGCGATGCCGAAGCAGGAGTAGATGGTGCCGCCTTGGAGGAATTCCAGCAGAGCAGGCGCGAGCGCGAGGAACAGCAGGAACTGCGCATGCTGGAACAACTGAAGTCTGGGATAGCGGCCAAGGCCAAGCAGAAGATCAAGATCATGGAGAAAGACCCGGCCAAAGAGGGTAGCGAAGTAAGTGGCAGCGACCTGGTGACGGCTACTAAACGTAACTCGCTAAGCGAATTCCTTGTTGCTAACAACGTGACCGCTTTGATTAACCCACTGACTACAACCACGCTAACACTAACGACGACGCCCCCGCCGCCTCTGGCGGTGATTCTGCCGATGGATCAGCGCCAGGAGCAGCCTCTGCTGCGGGATCCGGATCAAGAGCTGTCCGTGCCTGTGGAGGATCCGGTTAAGAAAAGGGACGCCGGCACACCGCCCATTTGCAAGACGCCCCAAGTGGCGGCGAATGGCGACGCAAAGAGTCCGACATTGGTTTACAAGAACCACGTGCACCACAACAGGCCGCCTCCACAGCACATGCATCaccagtcgcagcagcaacatcaccaGCATCCTTCGGGGAAGCGCATCTTCCACAACCGCACGCTGAACAATAACCCTAACAGTAGACATAGTACTAACAACCCTCATGcatgtggtggtggtggggtcCCTCATTCAAATCCCAACAGTAGCAATAGCGGCGGGAACAGCAACAACCCGGCCATGCTCCCGTTTCTGGCGGGAACTCCGGGCACCTACAATCGCACCACAAACCGCCTCAACCACGGTCCCCTGCTAACCGCCACCCACTACAACATCTGCAAGAACCACCAGCAcagcctgcagcagcagcaggcgcaccACCTGGCTCGTGGCTTGGTCTACAACTCGAGTCTCTTCGGCCACGGACCGCGCCATCCGGGACTACTGTCTCTGGCGGGAGCtggtgtgggcgtgggtgggCCAGGTGCTCCGCTGTTGGGTCATCCTTCGCATGTCCGGGGTGGTGGCGGTCCCATTAGCTTCAAtgcggcggcagcggctgcGGCCGTGGCCGCCAATAGTATTAGctaccatcatcatcaccatcagcaccaacagaaaccgaaaatcgTTATAAAACCCTTCAAAATTCACGATCCACAGCCCCTAGTCGCAGCGCTCGCGGACAGCTCACTGGTGGACGCCATCGTCTCCAAGGTATCCACAGCCAccgtggcggcggcggagagTGCGGCCCGTAGGAGCCGCAGTCGAGAGCGTCGGAGCCGGAGTCGCAGCAAGAGGCGCACCAGCACCAGCCATCATCGACATCACTCCAGCAGCCGGTCGAGATC GCGCTACAGCTCGTCCAGCAGTCGCAGCGGATCGCGCAGCTCAAGGTCCCGCTCCGGGTCGCACTCCTCccgctccagctgctcctcgcaCAGCAGCTCgggcagctcctcctccggcaGCGGCTCCGGATCATCGCAGTCCGGCTCTCGATCGCCCTCCATCCCAAGGCGTCGCGGCTCGCCCAGCTTCCTAGACAGACGTCGCATAACGAG